The genomic stretch TACTATCACAGATACAATAGTTCCCACAACCTGAAATGCAAAAAGCTTGTTAGATTTTAGATacaactttttctttttcttttttcacttTAAGAGAATAAACTTCAGAGACAGAAAATCTTGACCTGTGCCATGAACATTGATCTTGGTGGAATCTTCATGTAATGTCCAAGCTTGAAATCGGCTAGAAAGCTTAGTGCTTGAGCCATACTGATGTACCCATAGACCTTGAAGCACATGTTCGCAACAGGGTATTCTGGATACAAGTACCCAATTACGTACTCTGTAATGACATTCAAGCCAGGTTGCTACAAagatgtataaaaaaaaaatcagtaataAAATAAGTGTATAGACATGAGCTTACAATAAGAcagttttttatattttatacctGGTTTGTAGTTGCTTGGATGATACCAATAGGAAGAGTGAATATAATTGCAAGGGCACAAGCAAGCAATACTCCCCACCATGGCAGCTGGAGTGACTCCTTATAGTACTCACAGGCGAAGATGATAAGAGCAATGTTTACCACAAGAATAATATGAAACCACCACGTGGGCACTGCTTTATAACTCTTCATAAGTCTTGAGTGTATATCCACTTTGTTAGTGCCACGAAAAGCCTTCATGGTTTGATTCCACAAGTCCCTGcaagaaatattcaaattaaTGAAAACTTCATCATGTATCTCTAGCAAGAGAAGGAAGTTGATTGAGTACATACCTTCCATTGAAAAGTATAACATGTACGAGTGTAGCAGAAAGAGTAGCAAATCCAAGACCATAAGTCATTGCAAAGAAAGTGCTCAAATTTATAGGTCCAGTCTTTGCATATGTAGTTCGATCTAGTTGGAAATTTTTATCAATGATGCTCAAGATGTCGTATTTCGTACCATTCGACATGAAAAGGGAGCTGGAATATATTGGGAAGTTCTTGGCATTGTAGATATTGAGATAATAAGTGATTGGAGTCATCACATACATTACTAAGACAAATCCAACTGCAATATTTGCAGTGGCAAACCATGGACTGGCCAGAGGACTTCCAAGGTAAGAAGAAATGGTGGACCAATCAATCCCAAAAGAACCAATACCAAGGCCTCGTAGTCCAGAACCCAGTTGTTGGACTAAGATGGACTTAGGAGCAAGCCAACAAACCCAAGAGAAAGATGTCAACATTAAGAAAAAGTAGCCTGGAATGATGTAGTAGGCGAAGCTGCAGACCAAAGCTAGAATGAAGTACTGGGTTCTGGTGGTTTCACCTTTAACTCTTTTGTCCTTCTCATGAAGAGCTCTGcagaattaaaataaaataattaactcaTCATATTAGGGGCTGATTAAAGACAAAGATCACTGCATTCTAATTTACAGTATGTACCTGAATAAGGAGACTTGAACCAGATTAGAGGGCCACCACATTTCTCCTGGTTCAACCAGATATCTTCTGAAAATTCCAGCCCAACCAAACCCCAATACCtgtaattatattaaaaattataacGCATAGTATGGCTTTTTTCTTTTCCCTCTTTGCAGGACAACATTATTGGACAAAACAAAGCTCACAACTCCATAGATATAAATAATAATAGTGATACTGAAAACCTTGGTAAATTAACAGATTCTTGATTCTTTTAAGGTCCCACTAAGATTCAAATCTCATACTAAACAAGCAAAAAGAAGAGCCATTTAATAATTTCTTTCTGGTTGACAAAgcataataatttaataaaggttAACAGTAGCTACATAAAGCCAAGGCTcaaaagacaaaagaaagaacaCAACAAGAAATCATCAAAAGAATTCATAAAAAGAGATATTACGGACTGACCTGAGTGGTAAGCATGACAAGGAAGGCAGGCAAAATAGTGAGGCTCCTCTTATACAAAAGCTTAACAGCGGTCAATATATGAGCCGCATAAACAGTCCCAGCTCCAGAATTCGCAAAAATGGTGATTAAAACATGCTCTTTAATATTAAACGGACCTGGGTTCATCGTAAACTCGAAAGGAGTGCCTTGAAATATAGGCCTTGTGGGAAGAGACTTAGCCATGAGATGACCAAGTGGCACCACTGCAATCTGAGCCGAAATCGATGTAATCATCAATGGTTGAGTCCTGTACCAGAAAAACTGGTTGATAAACGACAAAACCACACATGCAGTCAAACCCAGAACCCACATTCGAAAAGTGAGAACCGGCATTGTTGGGTCATCGGTTTTCGGCACCGTTAAATTCACTTGTTTAACGACACACTCATCTTTGTCGTTTGAGGACTCTACGGACCTCACGGACCCAGACTCGTCCACCATTGTTGCAGCGCTTCAGAGGTTCACACAGAGAAAACGGAGAAAAGAACCAGAACCCAGAAAGAAA from Humulus lupulus chromosome 5, drHumLupu1.1, whole genome shotgun sequence encodes the following:
- the LOC133834443 gene encoding oligopeptide transporter 9-like, with translation MVDESGSVRSVESSNDKDECVVKQVNLTVPKTDDPTMPVLTFRMWVLGLTACVVLSFINQFFWYRTQPLMITSISAQIAVVPLGHLMAKSLPTRPIFQGTPFEFTMNPGPFNIKEHVLITIFANSGAGTVYAAHILTAVKLLYKRSLTILPAFLVMLTTQVLGFGWAGIFRRYLVEPGEMWWPSNLVQVSLFRALHEKDKRVKGETTRTQYFILALVCSFAYYIIPGYFFLMLTSFSWVCWLAPKSILVQQLGSGLRGLGIGSFGIDWSTISSYLGSPLASPWFATANIAVGFVLVMYVMTPITYYLNIYNAKNFPIYSSSLFMSNGTKYDILSIIDKNFQLDRTTYAKTGPINLSTFFAMTYGLGFATLSATLVHVILFNGRDLWNQTMKAFRGTNKVDIHSRLMKSYKAVPTWWFHIILVVNIALIIFACEYYKESLQLPWWGVLLACALAIIFTLPIGIIQATTNQQPGLNVITEYVIGYLYPEYPVANMCFKVYGYISMAQALSFLADFKLGHYMKIPPRSMFMAQVVGTIVSVIVYTATAWWLMGYIPNLCDTSMLPSDSPWTCPMDRVFYDASVIWGLVGPRRIFGDLGEYGMVNWFFLVGAIAPLLVWIAHKAFPQHEWIRLIHMPVLLGSTSMMPPASAVNFTSWIFVGFLSGYVVYRYYPRLWQRSNYVLSGGLDAGTAFMTILIFLCLGSRNISLNWWGNDPEGCPLAACPTAKGIVMEDCPAF